One genomic window of Onychostoma macrolepis isolate SWU-2019 chromosome 25, ASM1243209v1, whole genome shotgun sequence includes the following:
- the LOC131534547 gene encoding leucine-rich repeat-containing protein 56-like isoform X2, with product MSSESSIKKRPGSALSIVTEFSGSGLLNPKPAADPEEDLLDQSLSPHKLKLISGSDDLHEVTSLEMCVDTRQETLDNFGTYLPKLTQLKMNNSLISSVRDLGTGLSHLQVLCLARCGLTDLEGISALSSLKELYVAFNSISDLSPVSLLEDLELLDLEENEVEDLAQLWYLGCCVKLRTLSLEGNPVCTRPAPGAPEISGYSFRSAVRELIPQLIFLDDVPAEEDKPQRCRASLQDWTLLRDSIRDASVSDGLELAESSVRPASARPTSLSSRPDSARPLSSGSDISVLNHEASDLTNGVGRVLCGNPLQAARARRQKIQLQNSGSQTRPSTRLSFVPEHTREREETSHRNHRDVLDELRNWRIEHNKRLLVMEKERQPQVMRIRHSDEDEGDDDDDDEGSHSFSSDDITRDTSSPDWSVQSPSAESAEMLRLSSSSGCSMSPSPPPRAAAAPAGRRITQIRRRLRAHHPDSSKELIMTPHRPSSGPAASALRAHWSEAAGNHRHSDIQHKPVIHSEKLTPRRSQTARDSQTGNTRLK from the exons CTGGATCAGACGATTTACACGAAGTGACTTCACTGGAGATGTGTGTTGACACGCGACAGGAAACTCTGGACAACTTCG GAACCTACTTGCCCAAACTTACACAGCTGAAAATGAACAACAGTTTGATCTCATCTGTGCG GGATCTGGGAACCGGTCTTTCCCACCTGCAGGTCTTATGTCTGGCTCGATGTGGTCTGACCGACCTGGAGGGGATTTCTGCTCTTTCCTCCTTAAAG GAGCTGTATGTGGCCTTCAACAGCATCTCAGACCTGAGTCCAGTCAGTTTGCTGGAGGATCTGGAGCTGCTGGATCTGGAGGAGAACGAGGTTGAAGATCTGGCTCAGTTGTGGTATTTGGGCTGTTGTGTGAAGCTCAGGACACTTTCACTGGAAGGAAACCCTGTGTGCACCCGTCCCGCTCCAGGAGCCCCTGAG ATCTCAGGCTACAGCTTCCGGTCTGCGGTGCGTGAGCTGATCCCTCAGCTGATCTTCCTCGATGACGTTCCTGCTGAAGAGGACAAACCTCAACGCTGCAGAGCTTCACTGCAGGACTGGACTCTGCTCAGAGACTCCATCAGAGACGCTTCGGTCAGTGACGGCCTGGAGCTCGCAG AGAGCTCTGTCAGACCTGCTTCAGCCCGGCCCACGAGTCTCTCCAGCCGTCCAGACAGCGCCAGACCTCTCTCCTCCGGCTCCGACATCTCCGTCCTGAACCACGAGGCCAGTGATCTGACCAACG GTGTTGGTCGAGTTCTCTGTGGGAATCCACTGCAGGCTGCTCGAGCACGAAGACAGAAAATACAG CTCCAGAACTCTGGATCTCAAACCCGTCCCAGCACTCGACTCAGTTTCGTTCCTGAACACACGCGTGAGCGCGAAGAGACGAGCCACAGGAACCACAGAGATGTTCTTGATGAACTCAGAAACTGGAGGATTGAACACAACAA ACGTCTGTTGGTTATGGAGAAGGAGCGGCAGCCGCAGGTGATGAGGATCCGCCACAGCGATGAAGATGaaggtgatgatgatgatgatgatgaaggcaGTCATAGTTTCAGCAGTGATGACATCACTAGAGACACGAGCTCTCCTGATTGGTCGGTTCAGTCTCCCTCAGCAG AATCTGCAGAGATGCTGAGACTCAGCTCTTCCTCGGGCTGCTCCATGTCTCCGTCTCCTCCACCCAGAGCAGCAGCAGCGCCTGCGGGCCGGAGGATCACACAGATCCGCCGGAGACTCAGAGCTCATCATCCAGACAGCAGTAAAGAGTTAATCATGACTCCTCACAGACCCTCCTCCGGTCCTGCGGCCTCCGCTCTTAGAGCGCACTG GTCAGAAGCTGCTGGGAATCATCGACACTCAGACATCCAACATAAACCAGTAATACACTCTGAAAAACTGACACCCAGACGTTCACAAACAGCCAGAGACTCCCAGACCGGAAACACCCGCTTGAAGTGA
- the LOC131534547 gene encoding leucine-rich repeat-containing protein 56-like isoform X1, translating into MSSESSIKKRPGSALSIVTEFSGSGLLNPKPAADPEEDLLDQSLSPHKLKLISGSDDLHEVTSLEMCVDTRQETLDNFGTYLPKLTQLKMNNSLISSVRDLGTGLSHLQVLCLARCGLTDLEGISALSSLKELYVAFNSISDLSPVSLLEDLELLDLEENEVEDLAQLWYLGCCVKLRTLSLEGNPVCTRPAPGAPEISGYSFRSAVRELIPQLIFLDDVPAEEDKPQRCRASLQDWTLLRDSIRDASVSDGLELAEESSVRPASARPTSLSSRPDSARPLSSGSDISVLNHEASDLTNGVGRVLCGNPLQAARARRQKIQLQNSGSQTRPSTRLSFVPEHTREREETSHRNHRDVLDELRNWRIEHNKRLLVMEKERQPQVMRIRHSDEDEGDDDDDDEGSHSFSSDDITRDTSSPDWSVQSPSAESAEMLRLSSSSGCSMSPSPPPRAAAAPAGRRITQIRRRLRAHHPDSSKELIMTPHRPSSGPAASALRAHWSEAAGNHRHSDIQHKPVIHSEKLTPRRSQTARDSQTGNTRLK; encoded by the exons CTGGATCAGACGATTTACACGAAGTGACTTCACTGGAGATGTGTGTTGACACGCGACAGGAAACTCTGGACAACTTCG GAACCTACTTGCCCAAACTTACACAGCTGAAAATGAACAACAGTTTGATCTCATCTGTGCG GGATCTGGGAACCGGTCTTTCCCACCTGCAGGTCTTATGTCTGGCTCGATGTGGTCTGACCGACCTGGAGGGGATTTCTGCTCTTTCCTCCTTAAAG GAGCTGTATGTGGCCTTCAACAGCATCTCAGACCTGAGTCCAGTCAGTTTGCTGGAGGATCTGGAGCTGCTGGATCTGGAGGAGAACGAGGTTGAAGATCTGGCTCAGTTGTGGTATTTGGGCTGTTGTGTGAAGCTCAGGACACTTTCACTGGAAGGAAACCCTGTGTGCACCCGTCCCGCTCCAGGAGCCCCTGAG ATCTCAGGCTACAGCTTCCGGTCTGCGGTGCGTGAGCTGATCCCTCAGCTGATCTTCCTCGATGACGTTCCTGCTGAAGAGGACAAACCTCAACGCTGCAGAGCTTCACTGCAGGACTGGACTCTGCTCAGAGACTCCATCAGAGACGCTTCGGTCAGTGACGGCCTGGAGCTCGCAG AAGAGAGCTCTGTCAGACCTGCTTCAGCCCGGCCCACGAGTCTCTCCAGCCGTCCAGACAGCGCCAGACCTCTCTCCTCCGGCTCCGACATCTCCGTCCTGAACCACGAGGCCAGTGATCTGACCAACG GTGTTGGTCGAGTTCTCTGTGGGAATCCACTGCAGGCTGCTCGAGCACGAAGACAGAAAATACAG CTCCAGAACTCTGGATCTCAAACCCGTCCCAGCACTCGACTCAGTTTCGTTCCTGAACACACGCGTGAGCGCGAAGAGACGAGCCACAGGAACCACAGAGATGTTCTTGATGAACTCAGAAACTGGAGGATTGAACACAACAA ACGTCTGTTGGTTATGGAGAAGGAGCGGCAGCCGCAGGTGATGAGGATCCGCCACAGCGATGAAGATGaaggtgatgatgatgatgatgatgaaggcaGTCATAGTTTCAGCAGTGATGACATCACTAGAGACACGAGCTCTCCTGATTGGTCGGTTCAGTCTCCCTCAGCAG AATCTGCAGAGATGCTGAGACTCAGCTCTTCCTCGGGCTGCTCCATGTCTCCGTCTCCTCCACCCAGAGCAGCAGCAGCGCCTGCGGGCCGGAGGATCACACAGATCCGCCGGAGACTCAGAGCTCATCATCCAGACAGCAGTAAAGAGTTAATCATGACTCCTCACAGACCCTCCTCCGGTCCTGCGGCCTCCGCTCTTAGAGCGCACTG GTCAGAAGCTGCTGGGAATCATCGACACTCAGACATCCAACATAAACCAGTAATACACTCTGAAAAACTGACACCCAGACGTTCACAAACAGCCAGAGACTCCCAGACCGGAAACACCCGCTTGAAGTGA